The following DNA comes from Augochlora pura isolate Apur16 chromosome 6, APUR_v2.2.1, whole genome shotgun sequence.
GATTAACTTAAGACATTTGcgttagtattattatattttacttattttcttACAGACAAACGAAGACCATTGAAATGTAGTTTTCAGACACAAGGAAGTGATAtgacattaattaattcaacaaattcttCCCTTTCCAATTCAAGTAGTGGTGCTACAGCAGCATGCCCACCTATGTAAGATATACTAAGTCtgaatatgatattaaaagaaacttgtaaaattgtttcttagCGTTATGTCTAACCCTAGATCTTTTCGTCCAAGTTTGCCTTTATCTTTGCCGAAACTGCCGCTAAGACCACGTCCTGCAGTTCCTGCAGAACTCCCAGATAAAGCAAGGTAATTAAGTTAATCAAGCAtcgaattgttaaatagtacAATGTTATTAAGTAGTGGAAtttgtatttgaattattgAGTATGTTGTCCGATTTATATGtgtattaataagataaattgcGTAATATACATCATAGGGATAAGTTACGAATGTGTCAGTCCATGCAAAGTACTGGAAAATTACAGCTATCACCGAATATGATATATGATTTCACAAGTGAAGATCTTCAAGATCTAGGGGAAATAGGACGGGGAGGATTTGGTACTGTAAATAAGATGATTCATAGGATAAGTGACACTGTTATGGCTGTGAaggtaaacaatttaatttatttgctatATATCAAATCCACTTCAATTCATACAAATCTATTCGATTACAGAGAATTCGTTCTACAGTGGATGAAAGGGAACAGAAGCAACTACTAATGGATTTAGAAGTTGTAATGAAATCCAACGAGTGTCCATGTATTGTGCAATTTTATGGAGCTTTATTTAAAGAAGTATGTTTTTGGATCTATTGTCGTAATATTAGTTGATTTGACACTGACGGTAAAATTAGATTTTCGTCGAATGAATCGATCGTATAATTTATCGTTACTCTTAAGAAAAGTATTGATAACatgaatgttattatattatgttcaGGGTGATTGTTGGATTTGCATGGAACTGATGGATACTTCAttggatatattttataaatttattcatgaGGTATTGAAGGATAGAATACCAGAACGTATTTTAGGAAAAATTACCGTTGCCACAGTGAAAGCATTGAATTATCTCAAGGAAGAGTTGAGAATAATTCATAGAGATGTAAAACCTAGCAATATTCTATTAGACCGACAtggtaatataaaactatGCGACTTCGGTATATCAGGACAATTAGTAGATTCAATTGCACGCACTCGGGACGCCGGATGTAGACCTTACATGGCTGTATGtaaagtaacaaattaaatggaagGTATTAAAGTTATATCGTGGATGCATTGAAGAGGTTCATTTTATTGTCGTCTTTTAGCCAGAGAGGATAGATCCTCAACGCGCAAGGGGCTATGACGTGAGGAGCGATGTATGGTCGCTGGGAATTACATTAATGGAAGTTGCTACAGGCTATTTTCCCTATCCTAAGTGGAATTCAGTATTTGAACAACTTTATCAAGTAGTTCAAGGCGATCCACCGAGGTTGTCGCCcaatgaaaatggaaatcaCTTCACTATGGATTTTGTAAACTTTGTGAACACAtggtaaattatttcaagcatATTGACTTCACGTATCTAcagatttttacaaataactTTGCgtgcatttttattcaagttaATCACATATTGTTATTcttaaagtttaattaaagagGAGACACAACGGCCGAAGTACAACAAATTATTAGAGCATCCCTTTATCAGGAAAGCGGAAGAAGACACGGTAGATGTTGCTGCATACATAAGTGGCGTACTTGATAACATGGTTCTCAGGGGTTTAACGCCTTTTACCACTAATCGACATTAAATTAACCACATAAGGATATAAACATTTGTACCttaatttctattactttcgaaattttcaatctAATTACTGTAAATGAGCAGGTCATTTGCACTTTGGTCTAGTATAgatagtaaaattaatcgaCATCGATCAttgttgataataaataattttgtgtagAATCATATACTGTGGTGTTACAGAATccttatatacataaaaattagaagTGTTCTAacaagttaaaatttattaagtaatacGTAGagtgaacatttttaattgatctttcatttgaaattatgACAAGAAAccctgaaaataaaaatgtttaactcTGTAACTATGATATTTGTTACATGTAACGACAGAAGAACCAATTCAGTTATTTGAGCTTATATCCTTCTCATTCTTAAAGTTTCTATAGAGTCGAAATCTTCAAATCCTTCCACTGGAtttcaatagaatttttctaattcgtTGTAGcgtattgcaatattattccTTAATCATGTTATGCGTTGTATCAAATCGTTCATATAAATGAAAGAGCATGTGGAGAAATATGATTATTCTTATTGTAGTatacaaaaaagaaatgtaaatttaaaatttattgtcttGTTATTATCGCAAAATTAatccatattatattatactacaatatGAATATCAACTTTCCAGTAGTTACGTTGCTTTCTCTTTTGAAAACGTGTAATATTGATTCTACAACGCTTTATTCCAAAATTGAAATGGTTTGGATGGAATTGTTATATAACGATTCTGATGGATGTGattctgaaaaattagagTGATGTTGCAACAGTTATGTAACGAATGGAATATAACTGTTGCAACGGTTTCGATTATGATTGTTAATCGACATGTAACGGCTCATACAGAATTACCAGAGACCTTTTTATCCATAGCTGTTGTTATGAACATCATTTTGATTTCAATGATTATCGAgaattggaattaatttatagccATTTTTAACCGCTTTTCTTATTCGACTTTCTTGttcaagttaaaaattaaaatagacatGTACGAATACCGCAAAATAGCGCAGTTCCTTCGTTAAATTGTATATgcgtatgtacatatacatactgataaaataatatgtataaataagtattattatacgtCTAACATACCTATGAACATGTGTGCGCAGAGtgttacagaattttaaaaaatttaatagtaacACCTggctataaaattttaattattggaatGAGAAGTGCATTATAAGACAAtgttgcaatgaaattttactagtcatattatatttacaattgtgTACATATTAAGTTCATActtataaatttgataattaatgattatacttataaatagaattattttggtGACTTTTTTCTAAGCTTCTGTGTTTATAGGATTTTTAACAGAACTTACATATCTAGATTCTTGATAGGTATAATTTCTACATCATTTCGCTAGATATCTGTATGTCTTTGATGGAAACTTTGGTGAAAGGATAAGTCAATAAGGTTActtattgcataaaattatcataaaaatcaatcgTCGATatatgtaatcgataaatatgtTTGCATTATTTGCacatttatttagatttgGAAAATGTTGACAATGAATACATATTGTAGAACAATTAATTCACTCTGTGTACATATGACGGTGTGATGTACACTTGCGCGGTTATTATAAACTGTATATATGCATAAGTCATTAGACTTAATGTTTACTTATAtgaactttttttattaaaattgaaatgcatACTTCGGTAGAGTGGAATTGATGAAAGACAATTGACACGTGCGAtgaaatctaaatattttctgttgttGTAGCAGACACTGGGCACATCACATCTGCTAGGAAACATCTTGTTATTTGTTAGCCGTACTATTGCGAATCATGAGCAGTATTCGTTTATACAAATTGGCAGTCATTTTGacaaatgtattaatttaatgatttgtattatttcttctaCACGTGTAtgcaataaaacaatttcatatgcttctaaaattgttcaactTCTTTCTCGCCGAGAATATTGCAAGTTAGGAGgaaaatattatgtttatcttaattaataataataattataaattctttattaggAAATgtgtatcgaataaattgatgcttcgagaaaatatgaaactggATAACAAATATCCAGATACTCTTGTCTGACTGTATACTCTTTGACTACCATTTAAGAAATCAAGTAACAAATTGCCgccaaattttaaatacaaagaaTGAAGTAGGGTCACGTGACGCTGTAGGGTTCACATTTACTCCGCAAGGAGCCTCATTATCTACCACGCAAGTCTCGCAGACGCGTTATTAGTGAGTGTTCAAtaatttgcttttttaaataatcagtTCAAATGTTGGAACTTgccaataataaaatattaatgacaacgTCAGTAGAAGTGTGATGATGCAATTTGTGACAAAATTCTAACGTTTTCATAGGAAATAGGTACGTTTAAATTTCCGATTCGTTGCTCTTTGCGGAATTCCATATACATATTGCGTTCTTTTGCGCCGCAATATTTACGCATTGCTtcctataattaatatttcaaaattaataaataattttatcgagtTAGTATCGAATATTCTATACGATTTTGCCTGATTAGAATGATCTgtggaaaatgttattcttcTCTTGCACTGGTAGCGGTTTGCCAACGTTTTCTAAAGTTTTAAAGCAGTTTGAATCTTCGACCAATCACAGGCCGCCATTCTCACGCCTCTCACAGTTTACGCGTCAAATCGTACTAGCAGAATCACGTGCTTCTAGCTTTTTCGAATTTACAAATGTTTTGTTGTTTTAATAGACTTTTTGTTgtttaaacatataaaaaagagaataaaataaacgcgaGAGAATCATAATTTGTCaaacaaacaatttatattttttaagtaagCAATCGGccttctttaaattaattaagtaacattattaaatgtacaaacgctatttttaaataaacaaataggattaattaaacaaatatacatgtttatgtaataaataattatcactTATACgcattataaacattttctatgtTTCTACGTTCACAGATCGACATACCTTCAAACGTTGTTAGCGAAGTAACCAGGCAAGCTATTGAAGATCATGGAAAATTCTTGTaagtttatttgttttttaaaattaaatcagtCTAATTTTCTAACTTAAATCAAACTCTATTTAATCGTTAACGAATTTTCACTTTTGCTTTAGGAACATATTGAAAGGAACGATTCAAGACCATTACCGACATGAAGCCACTGAAGTCCATTATACGCAAGATCAACTATCGGTTGCATCGAGTACTCGCCGATCGGTGAGTCAATGTATTcaatgttttcttaatttatataatagtgaGCATAGTGACAAAATTAAAGGAAGAAGAGAATGAAGAGCTCCAGAAGCTGTAAAGAACCAAAGAATgactttaaattcttttcagtTGAAAGCCATTTTCTAAGTGTTAATTGATATAAACCGGTGCTCGCACATCATTCAATCGAGGGAATTGCAACATCGTTTAAGCTCGGGCTTCTAAATCGCTAAGGTGTAATACAAATGAGGTATACAGAATACTCGATTCTTACTAAGAAGTTTGCTGAAATATCGGTAACGATGAGCGTGAAACGGTAATGGCAATAAGGCTTCAGAAAAACCGGCTTTGCTTAAATTAACacaattaaacaatgtttaaacCGCTAATATAACGTGCTCGAACAGAGAATTTCAGATCGAAGGTAAGAGGGCTGTTGGACGGTTTCGGTTTCTACATGTTCGTGTTCGTTTCGTATTCAATTTACAATATCGTCTTTCATTTAACCGCGATGCTAGCGTCACCGTTCGCACTTGTAATGTACTCGCCAggatcaattttgttaaatatttgatggCATTACCATCATTCTCGTGAAAGCTATACTCGCGTTTATGGCTATATCCGTAACCCGGCTGGGCAGTAGCTAAGCTTTTTAAGTTATCCATTGATATGTGTCCACATCATTTCATACCATGACCTATAAAACATATTGCAAGACCATACGACGAAACTAAACGTATCCGGGTCGATCTACATAACTTCGAGGAAAGAACTATGCATTTATTAGTACCAGCGTAAGTTTATTTTCAAGGGAGCAATATTTCAGCAACGTTTTAGCATTTTCTCGTGTTTTggacgaataataaaataaaaaagattatattttagtcACCGTgcagataaattatttcgtttaacatagaaaaagaaagaaaaaagcaCTCAGTCTAGTTTTAGAAAAGTCATTGCctttatactttttaaagtATTGGGATAATTTTTGCTAGGGGTTGTTTTCCAACGTTCTACGATTGATATGTAAAATCTTTGATTTTACTCTGTATCTGACGATTTTGTCTTTTCTGTTTTAGTAACCCATTCGGAGCGTGTGATATTTTGGATTTTGGTGCTTTAGAGctgttctttattaaaaagagCTTAAATTTATCGTCGATCTGTCGCACTTGAAAAAATAGAGTTTGTGGCCAGTGTAAAATCGGGTTTCCAGACCGTTGTGGTCTGGCCGCTGCCAGTCGTCGCAGGTAATACCAGATAGCGATGGAACGGAAAGTGATTATGAGTCACAACCTGACGCGTCTGTATGCTCAGGGGAGGGTAGCAGGTGCAACTATTGTTAGCGCTGGTGGTTCTGGTGGTGCTGCCGGTGCTAGCATTACTACCATTACTGCTAGCTTACAGGGGTAGCCACCAGCTGGGTAAGCCAGTAGGGGAACGGATGTTCCCAGGAGATTATTGATCGTGCAGGTAGATACTTCCACTTGCGACTACATACACGACCGACCAACCACGCCAGAAAAGCTTACAActgaatttatattcttcttttcctttgccAAAAGGGTTGAGATTTCGGATAGAGAGGTTTTTCTTGGTCATCGAACGCTATAACATCTGTCGGACTATTTGGCTATCTTATCTTTTGCGAACGTAATCTGTGCGTCtgttgatttttatgcaaaatacaaattctcCGCGTCGACTGCGATAGATAAGAATTAAATAGCATATTCCTTCGATTTTGAAACATTAGATTGCAACTACTCCGTTTTGTCACAAATACATAAActccgcagtctagtaataagACTATATTGTTTTTGGATTTAGAATAGCTGACACATTAGGCTTTAGCATTCAGATCgtaacaaaatcaaaatttatattatattattgtttttactgTCACTTAgtttaattatctttttttaatcttttgcCTTTAGCATTTAGATTTTAAGCTTTAGACTTTaggcataaattataaataaatgaatgttataaataaataaagaagatgTAACATATGTAAAATTCGGCGAAGCGCTTTAACATTTCGGATCGAAGGAACGTCTCAGTTTCATTGGGTTCTTGAGATCATCGAAACGATCGACATCGCCGTGCTTAATTACCAAAATCGGGGAACAGAATCGAGCGTATCGACtattcgatgaaattgattGCACGGTAAACACGTCcgcttgaatatttaaatgctgTAGCATGGTTCCGGGAAAGGTGGGCTGGTCGAATATTCGGATAACGCCCCCCGCGAAGGTTGCGGCGTACAACCGCGTACAAGGTGAAATTGCGTCTGCGTTTCATGCGACTCTGTCGGAGGGAAATTTTTCCCTAACGATCTCGGCGGACGTCGGCCAATAATACCCAGGCCTCTGAAATTTAACACGCCATTCTCGGGCTCGTCGAATGGCCGTCCTTCTTTCCCCACTCTTTCGCGGTTGGATATCGCGAGTGACGGTCACTGCCTTCCTGATTCGATCAATGAAACTACCTCTCGCAGACCGACTAGGTTATGCGTCCACCCCTAGTTTAGATCCGACCAACTGATTTTTAGCTGCCCTCTTTCGATATCGATGCGTGCCCGACCATCGATAGCTCGCCGTCGTTTACTCGTTTGTCGATTGATTTActtcgcaatttttcattttcattttcgtatttatttttcctcgaTCGGCGTATATAGAATTCTTTTGCGTAGTCTCCAGCCGATGATACTCGTGCCCTTTCGTTTCTCCGGAAACACGATACTATTCGGTTCGAAAATTTCTCGATTTATTAGGCCGAATTTCCTAATGTTTctggaaaaatagaattgtCAACAACGGGACGACACATTTCCTGTGAAATTCGCTTGAATAGTTGTGTTATTTCTGGCGCGAGCAGATAATTTCATAATCGATATGTTTCTTTGGTATTACTACGCACAACACGAGACAACAATATTATGTGGAGAGCGAAGAGCATAGCGGAGTAGcgtaaagagaaataaagagtaTCAACCgagtaaaaatttgataaaattttattcgaaagattATTCGCAATCTGTTAATCGGATCACTTTTTCTCCAATTTTCCGATACAGCGTTACAAGTCAACTGGATTTTAGTTTGATTTTCATTCAATCGTAATACGAACCGAAGTAACTCGAAATCGATGATCTAACACCGACGAGCAACGATGTTTCAAGAGAACAATGCCAGTACGTTATATTTTCCGGTgatatttcatgaattttgAGCGTTATAGCATCGATAAACATTAACGATGGCTCGAGACGTAAGAACAAGTTTCTAAATAAACCGGTGTAAGGTGAACAAATGCAATTCGATAACAATCGTTTCGAAACTATTTACAGGAGTACGCAACGGTTACCAATTCGTACAATGTTTCTGCAAAACTACGACAATCCAAACAGACCTGTACGATGGACGGAAGCGAAGTGATCGACAATTCCGCGGTACATGTGCATAGTCATCGAAGCCATGAGGGCATGTGCAGACCATGGGGGCCGTTGCAGCCGATGCAGTCAGGTGTGTCCCCGACAGGAACGAGAGAAACAGTTGCGCCATTTCCATGGTTATCGTGCAAATAGGACCATCGTTTCGACTTTTATCGAGTATTATCGTAATATTTGTTTGCGGGTAACGCATACGCGGCTAAATAACTGACGCGTGTATCGTTAAAATTTGAACGAtcgcgaatgaaaaatgaacgatCGAGGTTCTAGCTACGGCTGGTATCTCGACagtttcgaataataatttcgaagaaaaaatgTACGAACAGTGTCACCGACGGTGTGTGGCCGAACGAAGAAACCGTAATAGAAAGCGCGAGGAAAGCACGCGTGGGCGAGGTCCCCGGGTGAACCGTGCACCCCGCGAAATTAGGGAAGGGTAGAACAGCCCGTACATATGGTTCACCTGCGAATGGTAGCCCCAACACCTGTCCCGCTATCCTGCCGTCCGTAGGAGCGTGGAGCGTGGAGCTAAGCGCGAGCGTGCAAGTCCAAAGCGCCAACCACGATCCATGGCTCTACGTCGCGTCTACGGCCCTACGGCAAAGAAACTAGATTCAAAGTGGGGGATTATCTGGGCTTTCGCTAACCCGTGCTAGTAGTTTCGTTCGGACGATCATGCGGTTTAGTTGTACCGTAGTTGTACGTCGACGGCCTTGTATACGCGTACACGCGACATAACAACACCGAAACGTGTTTAACGTTACCGGGCTCGCGTTCAGATCTCCGCGTACCCTTTTCCTAAGGGAAGCGTGCAGCCCCTTCTGTTTCGCGGTCCGCGATACCACGAGTGGATCGGTTTCGCGATTCGCGCGACCATCTTTTCGGAAACCGCACTGCGAACCCTTTGTATTTGTGAACCGATCGCGGGACGATTCTAGTGCGACCTGATACAGCTGTTACACGGAAGTGTTGTCGCGTGTACACACGAAtgtgaaagaaacaaaaatttctcgacCGATCGAATTCGTTGCGCATCACGCAGATCGGTTTTATCGCGACCGCAACGACACACGAAAAGCTTCTTCCGCGCACTTGTCCTCCAACGGAAAGGATATCTTCGTATTTGctggaatattttatgcacGCCGGTGAGTCGAACTAGGCGGAACGGTGACACTGGTCGCGGCAATTTTCCTTCTCGGATCAATGAAAtcaattcgaaaaaatattcttccacCGGCGAACAGATTCTATATATCCAAGTGATACATGGAACAGAGTGTGTTGCTGAACGTAATTAATTTGCTAAAACCTTTatcctatatatatatattttccatgCGACACAGTTCTCCGTTGGAACCGTTCGATAAAACACTATCAAAGAGTTGTggttcgaattaaatattcatgagGAATAGTAGGCGGGGTGTGTAGACACTTTACGAAATTcggtgtgtgtgagagagagagagagaaagagaaagcgtTACAGGATCTCGACGTTGTTCtcaggaaattattaatacgttgCGATCTTTTATAGATATCGTACGCACAGCTGTTGGTATTCGATTAGCGAGTTCCCGTGTAATATCAACCATTTTACACACAGCAGATCACCGCGATCCACCTTACCTCTTGACCGTGAAATGAAAGATTATCAAAATGAAGGCGGAGGTGATCGTAATTGAGACGCCAATGGACCGTGGTTCGTCAGCGATGAAGGAGAACATACACGACGACGAGTTCGGCGACGAGGCAGAGCTGACGAGCCTCTCGTGGTTACAATCGCTCGATATTACAAGTGCTTCGAATTTACCAACGCCGCCCTGTTCTCCGTCTCCACCACCTGTAAATAGAcaagcgaaaaaaaaactttcgcCTTTGATCAAGGCTGAACTGGGTGAGTAACGGATCCCTTTCGTTGCGAACGGTTGCACAGACTATGGCAAGGATTTCGACAAGATATGCACACGTTTATGATTTCTTTGTAAGAATAATTCGCGTTTCGCTACGTTTTCGTCGTCCGAGATGCTTCGTCGTTCCCTCATTCGTTCcagaaattttatagttttcaaatatatttcgtatacCGCGTATATTTCTTTATGATCCTTTACGACCTATTatgtgatattaatttaaatgtaatacgACAAAGTAACGCGTATCGTATGCTCGTGTTCACGATGTTGTCATTAATTCTCACTTCCGaggtattttatatacatatctgCGCGACGAGATGCACGatttctatcattttctcCAACGACTTGAGACATCACCATTGGCCCCCGCGAATGAAAACGTATCAACGCTCTAATAGCGTCAGACCTCGATATCGATGGAATAAATCAAACGATTCCGAGGACCGACAGTTTTTTTCGGAAGATTACATTGCAACCGGTACGCGTTTGGTAGAATTTAGCAAAGTCGAACGATGCAACTCGTTTATGAAAACGGAAATAAGTGGACGCCGCGGATTCCCATTATATCGTCGTTGGCGTAGTATATTATCTTCTTTCATTAATCATGAACCCAGGTCTTGTACTATTGACCGGCAGCGCATTTGCCAGGAACATGCTAGTAACATGTTACCATTCGGGTCGTTCCGTGAATACATATATGCACACGCTTATGCATACAGCTTGTACAAGTATACATATGGGAATTCgttgaaattcgaaattcaattcgaatacaaaattcgtaataagaaataattt
Coding sequences within:
- the LOC144471746 gene encoding dual specificity mitogen-activated protein kinase kinase 4 isoform X1, which translates into the protein MTDNRGNFSIPTNQSSSRSFSSLRLEFGPINDVQNELSDKRRPLKCSFQTQGSDMTLINSTNSSLSNSSSGATAACPPISFRPSLPLSLPKLPLRPRPAVPAELPDKARDKLRMCQSMQSTGKLQLSPNMIYDFTSEDLQDLGEIGRGGFGTVNKMIHRISDTVMAVKRIRSTVDEREQKQLLMDLEVVMKSNECPCIVQFYGALFKEGDCWICMELMDTSLDIFYKFIHEVLKDRIPERILGKITVATVKALNYLKEELRIIHRDVKPSNILLDRHGNIKLCDFGISGQLVDSIARTRDAGCRPYMAPERIDPQRARGYDVRSDVWSLGITLMEVATGYFPYPKWNSVFEQLYQVVQGDPPRLSPNENGNHFTMDFVNFVNTCLIKEETQRPKYNKLLEHPFIRKAEEDTVDVAAYISGVLDNMVLRGLTPFTTNRH
- the LOC144471746 gene encoding dual specificity mitogen-activated protein kinase kinase 4 isoform X2; protein product: MTDNRGNFSIPTNQSSSRSFSSLRLEFGPINDVQNELSDKRRPLKCSFQTQGSDMTLINSTNSSLSNSSSGATAACPPILPLSLPKLPLRPRPAVPAELPDKARDKLRMCQSMQSTGKLQLSPNMIYDFTSEDLQDLGEIGRGGFGTVNKMIHRISDTVMAVKRIRSTVDEREQKQLLMDLEVVMKSNECPCIVQFYGALFKEGDCWICMELMDTSLDIFYKFIHEVLKDRIPERILGKITVATVKALNYLKEELRIIHRDVKPSNILLDRHGNIKLCDFGISGQLVDSIARTRDAGCRPYMAPERIDPQRARGYDVRSDVWSLGITLMEVATGYFPYPKWNSVFEQLYQVVQGDPPRLSPNENGNHFTMDFVNFVNTCLIKEETQRPKYNKLLEHPFIRKAEEDTVDVAAYISGVLDNMVLRGLTPFTTNRH